A region of Candidatus Binatia bacterium DNA encodes the following proteins:
- a CDS encoding thiamine pyrophosphate-binding protein, whose protein sequence is MAQLHGGQIVARALAKEGVKFVFTLCGGHIMSIYDGCIDEGIRVIDVRHEQTAAHAADGWGRVTGQPGVAIVTAGPGLTDAVTGVATAHRAKAPMVIIGGQAPRAFQDMGGLQDMNHVELMRPITKWSVAVPDSRRLGEYVATAFRIATTNVPGPVFLEMPLDFLFDQVDEERVVSPTQYRTEAGIAGDPAYIERAFEVIRKAERPVCLVGSQYWWSRRREAYLPFLETFGMPTFVNGMARGSIPPGHPYGMSLARKDALRQADCVLIFGTPLDFRLGYGRPTHINADAKLIQVDLDGGEIGRNRAIEVGIIGDTGLVMEQLTQLARKSGFQKDLYKSWTDEIRRIDAEKRASHQSEMTSDAVPINPVRACAEIDAVLNDDTIVIGDGGDFVGTAANVLRIRKPGHWLDAGPLGTLGAGPGFAMAAKLARPESDVIIVYGDGSFGLNGFEFEAMARQKINVVGVIGNDAAWQQIKRGQVQLYGADRAVACSLDYTRYDKVGEALGCHGEYVEKPDEIRPALQRALAAGKPAIVNIKIGTSEFRKDAISV, encoded by the coding sequence ATGGCACAACTTCACGGTGGACAGATCGTCGCGCGCGCGCTCGCCAAGGAGGGCGTGAAGTTCGTCTTCACGCTCTGCGGCGGTCACATCATGTCGATCTACGACGGCTGCATCGACGAGGGCATCCGCGTGATCGACGTCAGGCACGAGCAGACCGCGGCGCATGCGGCCGACGGCTGGGGACGCGTCACGGGACAGCCCGGCGTCGCGATCGTCACCGCCGGTCCCGGCCTGACCGACGCCGTCACGGGCGTCGCGACGGCGCACCGCGCCAAGGCGCCGATGGTCATCATCGGCGGCCAGGCGCCGCGCGCCTTCCAGGACATGGGCGGCCTGCAGGACATGAACCACGTCGAGCTGATGCGGCCGATCACCAAGTGGTCGGTCGCGGTGCCGGACTCGCGGCGGCTCGGCGAGTACGTGGCGACCGCGTTCCGCATCGCGACGACCAACGTGCCTGGGCCCGTGTTCCTCGAGATGCCGCTCGACTTCCTCTTCGACCAGGTCGACGAGGAGCGCGTGGTCTCCCCGACGCAGTACCGCACCGAGGCCGGCATCGCCGGCGACCCGGCGTACATCGAGCGCGCCTTCGAGGTCATCCGCAAGGCCGAGCGGCCGGTGTGTCTGGTCGGCAGCCAGTACTGGTGGTCGCGGCGCCGCGAGGCGTACCTGCCGTTCCTCGAGACCTTCGGCATGCCGACCTTCGTCAACGGCATGGCGCGTGGGTCGATCCCGCCGGGGCATCCCTACGGCATGTCGCTCGCGCGCAAGGACGCGCTCCGTCAGGCGGACTGCGTGCTGATCTTCGGCACGCCGCTCGACTTCCGCCTCGGCTACGGGCGCCCGACGCACATCAACGCCGACGCGAAGCTCATCCAGGTCGACCTCGACGGCGGCGAGATCGGACGCAACCGCGCGATCGAGGTCGGCATCATCGGCGACACCGGTCTCGTCATGGAGCAGCTCACGCAGCTCGCGCGCAAGAGCGGCTTCCAGAAGGACCTCTACAAGTCGTGGACCGACGAGATCCGCCGCATCGACGCCGAGAAGCGCGCGTCGCACCAGTCGGAGATGACGTCGGACGCGGTGCCGATCAATCCGGTGCGGGCGTGCGCCGAGATCGACGCGGTGCTGAACGACGACACCATCGTGATCGGCGACGGCGGCGACTTCGTCGGCACGGCGGCGAACGTGCTGCGCATCCGCAAGCCCGGTCACTGGCTCGACGCCGGTCCGCTGGGCACGCTCGGCGCGGGGCCGGGCTTCGCGATGGCCGCGAAGCTCGCGCGTCCGGAGAGCGACGTCATCATCGTCTACGGTGACGGCTCGTTCGGCCTGAACGGCTTCGAGTTCGAGGCCATGGCGCGGCAGAAGATCAACGTCGTCGGCGTGATCGGCAACGACGCCGCCTGGCAGCAGATCAAGCGCGGTCAGGTGCAGCTCTACGGCGCGGACCGTGCGGTCGCGTGCTCGCTCGACTACACCCGCTACGACAAGGTCGGCGAGGCGCTCGGCTGCCACGGCGAGTACGTCGAGAAGCCCGACGAGATCCGTCCGGCGCTGCAGCGTGCGCTCGCTGCCGGCAAGCCGGCCATCGTCAATATCAAGATCGGAACCAGCGAGTTCCGAAAGGACGCGATTTCGGTGTGA
- a CDS encoding competence/damage-inducible protein A, producing the protein MNARERTAGVIVIGNEILSGKVTDTNSPFLAEELRKLGVALRRITTIPDELDVIASTVREFHESFDYVFTSGGVGPTHDDVTIEGIARGLGRRVIQHPEMVNNLRRFLRGELNAAHLKMAEVPEGAELIQDEKLGFPTIRVENIYILPGIPEILRSKFVGLRHLFADEPYHLKVIYTCFSESMIAESLNQALAEFPDIMLGSYPKMGDPDYLVKLTMESKDGDYVQRAFDRLLTLLPAGSVVRTE; encoded by the coding sequence GTGAACGCGCGCGAGCGAACAGCAGGCGTCATCGTCATCGGCAACGAGATCCTCTCGGGCAAGGTGACGGACACCAACTCGCCGTTCCTCGCCGAAGAGCTGCGCAAGCTTGGCGTCGCGCTGCGCCGTATCACGACGATCCCCGACGAGCTCGACGTGATCGCGAGCACGGTGCGCGAGTTCCACGAGTCGTTCGACTACGTCTTCACCTCGGGCGGGGTTGGTCCGACGCACGACGACGTCACCATCGAGGGGATCGCGCGCGGGCTCGGACGTCGGGTCATCCAGCATCCGGAGATGGTGAACAACCTCCGCCGGTTCCTGCGGGGCGAGCTCAACGCGGCGCACCTCAAGATGGCGGAGGTTCCCGAGGGCGCCGAGCTGATTCAGGACGAGAAGCTCGGCTTCCCGACGATCCGCGTCGAGAACATCTACATCCTCCCCGGGATCCCGGAGATCCTGCGCAGCAAGTTCGTCGGCTTGCGGCACTTGTTCGCGGACGAGCCGTACCACCTGAAGGTGATCTACACGTGCTTCAGCGAGAGCATGATCGCCGAGTCGCTGAACCAGGCGCTGGCGGAGTTTCCCGACATCATGCTCGGCAGCTACCCGAAGATGGGCGATCCCGATTACCTGGTGAAGCTCACGATGGAGTCCAAGGACGGCGACTACGTGCAGCGCGCCTTCGACCGCCTGCTGACGCTCCTGCCTGCGGGCTCCGTCGTACGGACGGAATGA
- a CDS encoding SRPBCC family protein, whose amino-acid sequence MRNAVIAIVVIIVLAVGAYLLWQARSVQQAAVKWDGPVPEIASEDIKKEGDETSVTLTSRIDAPVEDVFRSFQQPERTQELVEEIKLSKVLSGDDQKKTVEFHILTLGQLQVLTVDLTYRKDQNAIGIKTVEGVIDIDGTYTLSPSPDGKKTLVTYTAKQRNKLPLPVPESVERSAIKEQFANLMRAIKKDLEQQGKIVGSAPAPERLAA is encoded by the coding sequence ATGCGCAACGCCGTCATCGCCATCGTCGTCATCATCGTCCTCGCCGTCGGCGCGTACCTGCTCTGGCAGGCCCGCAGCGTTCAGCAGGCGGCCGTCAAGTGGGACGGCCCGGTGCCCGAGATCGCTTCCGAGGACATCAAGAAGGAGGGCGACGAGACTTCGGTGACGTTGACCTCGCGCATCGATGCGCCGGTCGAAGACGTGTTCCGCTCGTTCCAGCAGCCGGAGCGCACGCAGGAGCTGGTCGAGGAGATCAAGCTCTCGAAGGTGCTGTCGGGCGACGATCAGAAGAAGACCGTCGAGTTTCACATCTTGACGCTCGGCCAGCTCCAGGTCCTGACCGTCGATCTGACCTACCGCAAGGACCAGAACGCGATCGGCATCAAGACGGTCGAGGGCGTGATCGACATCGACGGCACGTACACCCTGTCGCCCTCGCCGGACGGCAAGAAGACGCTCGTCACCTACACCGCGAAGCAGCGCAACAAGCTGCCGCTGCCGGTGCCGGAGTCGGTCGAGCGCAGCGCGATCAAGGAGCAGTTCGCGAACCTGATGCGCGCGATCAAGAAGGACCTCGAGCAGCAGGGCAAGATCGTCGGCAGCGCTCCGGCGCCGGAGCGGCTCGCCGCCTGA
- the yihA gene encoding ribosome biogenesis GTP-binding protein YihA/YsxC encodes MSPGGRAPTLSLPEFAFAGRSNVGKSSLINRLTRTPGLARTSSTPGRTQQINFFVLPERIVFADLPGYGFARVPEHVRAAWKPLLEGYLGSRETLRGVVVIIDARRGLRDEDEQLLQFAAACGRPTIVVANKIDKLKQGERVRLLRDLGARLGEVVAFSAVTGEGERELWRRLTALAGVR; translated from the coding sequence ATGTCTCCGGGTGGGCGCGCGCCGACGCTGTCGCTGCCGGAGTTCGCGTTCGCCGGACGCTCGAACGTCGGCAAGTCGAGCCTCATCAATCGCTTGACGCGAACGCCGGGCCTCGCGCGCACGAGCTCGACCCCGGGCCGCACGCAGCAGATCAACTTCTTCGTGCTGCCCGAGCGGATCGTCTTCGCCGACCTGCCCGGGTACGGCTTCGCGCGCGTCCCCGAGCACGTGCGCGCCGCCTGGAAGCCGCTGCTCGAGGGCTACCTCGGCAGCCGCGAGACCCTGCGCGGCGTGGTCGTCATCATCGACGCCCGCCGCGGGCTGAGAGACGAGGACGAGCAGCTTTTGCAGTTCGCGGCGGCCTGCGGACGTCCGACGATCGTCGTGGCGAACAAGATCGACAAGCTCAAGCAAGGCGAGCGCGTGCGGTTGCTGCGCGACCTCGGCGCGCGCCTCGGTGAGGTCGTCGCCTTCTCCGCGGTGACGGGAGAAGGCGAGCGCGAGCTCTGGCGGCGATTGACCGCGCTTGCCGGGGTTCGCTAG
- the murI gene encoding glutamate racemase, with the protein MAKPHSAGGGVRKVVRRVAQSASDRPIGVFDSGIGGLTVFKELAAQLPREHLLYLGDTARVPYGTKSPETVTSFAIEVADFFAERDVKLMVVACNTTSAVALDVLRARYDVPVLGVIAPGARAAAAATARGRIGVIGTEATIASGAYERELQAIAPGVEIFARACPLFVPLVEEGWVDNEVARRTVALYLGSLKKSGIDTLILGCTHYPLLRPVIAEYLGRGVRIVDSAEETAREVRRVLREDGMLRTRGRGAASFFVTDAVQRFLRVGERFYGASVASAVRVVLRGDVARADRAAPVRARSRA; encoded by the coding sequence GTGGCGAAGCCGCACAGCGCGGGGGGCGGGGTCCGCAAGGTCGTGCGGCGCGTGGCGCAGAGCGCCAGCGACCGGCCGATCGGCGTGTTCGACTCGGGGATCGGCGGGCTGACCGTGTTCAAGGAGCTCGCCGCGCAGCTGCCGCGCGAGCATCTGCTCTACCTCGGCGACACCGCCCGCGTGCCCTACGGGACGAAGTCGCCCGAGACCGTCACGTCGTTCGCGATCGAGGTGGCGGACTTCTTCGCCGAGCGCGACGTGAAGCTGATGGTGGTCGCGTGCAACACGACCTCGGCCGTCGCGCTCGACGTGCTGCGCGCGCGCTACGACGTGCCCGTGCTCGGCGTGATCGCGCCCGGCGCGCGCGCCGCCGCCGCCGCGACGGCCCGCGGCCGCATCGGGGTCATCGGCACGGAGGCGACGATCGCGAGCGGCGCCTACGAGCGCGAGCTGCAGGCGATCGCTCCCGGGGTCGAGATCTTCGCGCGCGCCTGCCCGCTGTTCGTGCCGCTGGTGGAGGAGGGCTGGGTCGACAACGAGGTCGCGCGGCGAACGGTCGCGCTCTACCTCGGCAGCTTGAAGAAGAGCGGCATCGACACGCTCATCCTCGGTTGCACGCACTACCCGCTGCTCCGTCCGGTGATCGCGGAGTACCTCGGGCGCGGCGTGCGCATCGTCGATTCGGCCGAGGAGACCGCGCGCGAGGTGCGCCGCGTGCTGCGCGAGGACGGGATGCTGCGGACCCGCGGTCGCGGCGCCGCGAGCTTCTTCGTCACCGACGCGGTGCAGCGCTTCCTGCGCGTCGGCGAGCGCTTCTACGGCGCGAGCGTGGCCTCGGCGGTGCGGGTGGTGCTGCGCGGCGACGTCGCGCGCGCCGACCGCGCCGCTCCGGTGCGCGCGCGCAGCCGCGCGTGA
- the secA gene encoding preprotein translocase subunit SecA — MLGALVRKVIGTKNDRELKRLWPLVDEINQLEPELEKLTDDQLRARTAAFKEQLDQGATLDDILVPAFATAREASKRALGMRPFDVQLLGGIVLHNGSIAEMKTGEGKTLVATLPVYLNALSGKGVHVVTVNDYLARRDAEWMGRLYRFLGLEVGVIVHGMDDQQRKRAYQADITYGQNNEFGFDYLRDNMKFALEDYVQRELNYAIVDEVDSILIDEARTPLIISGPAEESTEKYAIIDRIIPKLKRGRKVEKGEPEEGDYAVDEKMKSVILTEQGIARCEELLGIDNLYDPAHIDTLHHINQALRAHALFKRDIDYVVKDGEVIIVDEFTGRMMPGRRWSDGLHQAIEAKEGVKVERENQTLATITFQNYFRMYKKLAGMTGTADTEAVEFKKIYNLDVIVIPTHRPMIRIDHPDVVYKTEREKFEAVVDEIEECHERGQPVLVGTISIEKSERLSAMLKRRGIRHHVLNAKHHEREAEIIAQAGRFGAVTISTNMAGRGTDIILGGNPEFLAAAEAGTRDPDNPEFQAALEKYTKQCAEERERVLAAGGLHIIGTERHESRRIDNQLRGRAGRQGDPGSSRFYLSLEDDLLRIFGAERIQGLMTRLGMEEGEPIEHRMISKAIQNAQAKVEGHNFDIRKHLLEYDDVMNKQREVIYHRRRETLAGTNLKEEVLGMIEELAGSVVDVAVEEGVASDEWDWDAVQTAIVERFGIPLELPQGEERAKLTPDKLREHITERAIAAYETREATFGEPVMRHLEKVILLQTIDQQWKDHLLNMDRLKEGVGLRGYAQQNPLQAYQKEGFTLFGEMIARIDAEAVRKLFTVQLVREEDIERMEEQRRPQPMTLSHGAVVEAQTAKSKATTNDGEKLGRNDPCPCGSGKKYKKCHGR; from the coding sequence ATGCTGGGCGCACTCGTCAGGAAGGTCATCGGGACCAAGAACGATCGCGAGCTGAAGCGGCTGTGGCCGCTCGTCGACGAGATCAACCAGCTCGAGCCCGAGCTCGAAAAGCTCACCGACGATCAGCTCCGCGCTCGCACGGCCGCGTTCAAGGAGCAGCTCGACCAGGGCGCGACGCTGGACGACATCCTCGTGCCCGCGTTCGCGACCGCCCGTGAGGCGTCGAAGCGCGCCCTCGGCATGCGTCCGTTCGACGTGCAGCTGCTCGGCGGCATCGTGCTGCACAATGGCAGCATCGCCGAGATGAAGACCGGTGAGGGCAAGACGCTGGTCGCCACCCTGCCGGTCTACCTGAACGCGCTGAGCGGCAAGGGCGTCCACGTCGTCACGGTCAACGACTACCTCGCGCGGCGCGACGCCGAATGGATGGGACGCCTGTACCGGTTCCTCGGGCTCGAGGTCGGCGTCATCGTCCACGGCATGGACGACCAGCAGCGCAAGCGCGCCTACCAGGCCGACATCACCTACGGCCAGAACAACGAGTTCGGCTTCGACTACCTGCGCGACAACATGAAGTTCGCGCTCGAGGACTACGTCCAGCGCGAGCTCAACTACGCGATCGTCGACGAGGTCGACTCGATCCTGATCGACGAGGCGCGCACGCCGCTCATCATCTCCGGTCCGGCCGAGGAGTCGACCGAGAAGTACGCGATCATCGACCGCATCATCCCGAAGCTGAAGCGCGGCCGGAAGGTCGAGAAGGGCGAGCCGGAAGAGGGCGATTACGCGGTCGACGAGAAGATGAAGAGCGTCATCCTCACCGAGCAGGGCATCGCCCGCTGTGAGGAGCTGCTCGGCATCGACAACCTCTACGACCCCGCGCACATCGACACCCTGCACCACATCAACCAGGCGCTACGCGCGCACGCGCTCTTCAAGCGCGACATCGACTACGTGGTGAAGGACGGCGAGGTCATCATCGTCGACGAGTTCACCGGCCGCATGATGCCCGGACGCCGCTGGTCCGACGGCCTGCACCAGGCGATCGAGGCCAAGGAGGGCGTCAAGGTCGAGCGCGAGAACCAGACGCTCGCGACGATCACGTTCCAGAACTACTTCCGCATGTACAAGAAGCTCGCGGGCATGACGGGCACCGCGGACACGGAAGCGGTCGAGTTCAAGAAGATCTACAACCTCGACGTGATCGTCATCCCGACGCACCGGCCGATGATCCGCATCGATCACCCGGACGTCGTCTACAAGACCGAGCGCGAGAAGTTCGAAGCGGTGGTCGACGAGATCGAGGAGTGCCACGAGCGCGGCCAGCCGGTCCTCGTCGGCACGATCTCGATCGAGAAGTCCGAGCGTCTGTCCGCGATGCTCAAGCGCCGCGGCATCCGCCACCACGTGCTGAACGCGAAGCACCACGAGCGCGAGGCGGAGATCATCGCACAGGCGGGACGCTTCGGCGCGGTGACGATCTCGACCAACATGGCGGGCCGCGGCACCGACATCATCCTCGGCGGCAACCCGGAGTTCCTCGCCGCCGCGGAAGCCGGTACGCGCGATCCCGACAACCCCGAGTTCCAGGCGGCGCTCGAGAAGTACACCAAGCAGTGCGCCGAGGAGCGCGAGCGCGTGCTCGCGGCGGGCGGCCTGCACATCATCGGCACCGAGCGACACGAGTCGCGGCGCATCGACAACCAGCTGCGCGGCCGTGCGGGACGTCAGGGCGACCCGGGCTCGTCGCGCTTCTACCTCTCGCTCGAGGATGACCTGCTGCGCATCTTCGGCGCCGAGCGCATCCAGGGCCTCATGACGCGCCTCGGGATGGAGGAGGGTGAGCCGATCGAGCATCGGATGATCTCGAAGGCCATCCAGAACGCGCAGGCGAAGGTCGAGGGGCACAACTTCGACATCCGCAAGCACCTGCTCGAGTACGACGACGTCATGAACAAGCAGCGGGAGGTGATCTATCACCGCCGCCGCGAGACGCTCGCCGGAACGAACCTCAAGGAAGAGGTGCTCGGGATGATCGAGGAGCTGGCGGGAAGCGTCGTCGACGTAGCGGTCGAGGAGGGCGTCGCGTCCGACGAGTGGGACTGGGACGCCGTGCAGACCGCGATCGTCGAGCGCTTCGGCATCCCGCTCGAGCTTCCGCAGGGCGAGGAGCGCGCCAAGCTCACGCCGGACAAGCTGCGCGAGCACATCACCGAGCGCGCGATCGCGGCCTACGAGACGCGCGAGGCGACCTTCGGCGAGCCGGTGATGCGTCACCTCGAGAAGGTGATCCTGCTGCAGACGATCGATCAGCAGTGGAAGGATCACCTGCTCAACATGGATCGCCTCAAGGAGGGCGTCGGGCTCCGCGGCTATGCGCAGCAGAACCCGCTGCAGGCGTACCAGAAGGAAGGCTTCACGCTGTTCGGCGAGATGATCGCGCGCATCGATGCCGAAGCGGTCCGCAAGCTGTTCACCGTGCAGCTCGTGCGCGAGGAAGACATCGAGCGCATGGAGGAGCAGCGTCGTCCGCAGCCGATGACGTTGAGCCACGGTGCGGTGGTGGAGGCGCAGACCGCCAAGTCGAAGGCGACCACCAACGACGGCGAGAAGCTCGGCCGCAACGACCCGTGTCCGTGCGGCAGCGGCAAGAAGTACAAGAAGTGTCACGGGCGCTGA
- a CDS encoding HU family DNA-binding protein: protein MTKSELLEKLAASADITKKQADQVLTALVETAAKTIKKGESVKIPGLGILRLRKMKARIGRNPQTGEQIKIPARKKVGFTVAKTFKDGVLGTAKK, encoded by the coding sequence ATGACGAAGTCGGAACTACTCGAAAAGCTTGCCGCGTCGGCGGACATCACGAAGAAGCAGGCGGACCAGGTGCTCACCGCGCTCGTCGAGACCGCCGCGAAGACGATCAAGAAGGGTGAGTCGGTCAAGATCCCGGGGCTCGGCATCCTGCGGCTGCGCAAGATGAAGGCGCGCATCGGGCGCAACCCGCAGACGGGCGAGCAGATCAAGATCCCGGCCCGCAAGAAGGTCGGCTTCACCGTCGCCAAGACTTTCAAGGACGGCGTTCTGGGGACGGCGAAGAAGTAA
- a CDS encoding beta-N-acetylglucosaminidase domain-containing protein, with the protein MTSRSAPAVRGAIEGFYGEPFSHAQRAMLVRFLGAHGYDHYVYAPKNDPLHRERWRDPYPPRELAAFRELAATCADAGVRLVYAIAPGFSYDANDPRDFERLVAKITSMVDAGARGIALLFDDLTTDSTTLDPVVQAELIARTASVVESLDRDLTFWFIGNFYCGTVAELRAGTGFWSALYGRTALEYFEAYARFVPPSIPIMWTGPAVFTARLARDDVEELRALVRRPVVLWDNFPVNDTLPGQLFLSPYVGREPEALRALHGVVLNLMSQASANRIPLATAAELFANPDAYDPVAALERAVRKVARDERSAAALRMLVEQQKGHPVLAGQACAQELARHIAAAFGDERVDADGIAALRDYLVALVENDRALREHLADDPLLDEVAPWSEQLARLARAALLGLEALDGVASREEYESARDAARATDRVVAATVLPPVLLPLVAGQGDTVDRFATLFAEIDRRLDAAASRDVS; encoded by the coding sequence GTGACGTCGCGAAGCGCACCAGCGGTACGCGGCGCGATCGAAGGGTTTTACGGCGAGCCCTTCAGCCATGCGCAACGCGCAATGCTCGTGCGCTTCCTCGGCGCGCACGGCTACGACCACTACGTCTACGCGCCGAAGAACGATCCGCTGCACCGCGAACGCTGGCGCGATCCGTATCCGCCGCGCGAGCTCGCGGCGTTTCGCGAGCTCGCCGCGACCTGCGCGGACGCCGGCGTGCGGCTCGTCTACGCGATCGCGCCAGGTTTCAGCTACGACGCGAACGACCCGCGCGACTTCGAGCGCCTCGTCGCGAAGATCACGTCGATGGTCGACGCCGGCGCGCGCGGCATCGCGCTGCTGTTCGACGATCTCACGACCGACTCGACGACGCTCGATCCCGTCGTGCAAGCGGAGCTGATCGCGCGCACGGCCTCGGTCGTCGAGTCGCTCGATCGCGATCTCACGTTCTGGTTCATCGGCAACTTCTACTGCGGCACGGTCGCCGAGCTGCGCGCGGGGACGGGCTTCTGGAGCGCGCTCTACGGTCGCACGGCGCTCGAGTACTTCGAGGCCTACGCGCGCTTCGTGCCGCCGTCGATACCGATCATGTGGACCGGGCCGGCGGTGTTCACCGCGCGTCTCGCTCGCGACGACGTCGAGGAGCTGCGCGCGCTCGTGCGCCGACCGGTCGTGCTCTGGGACAACTTCCCGGTCAACGACACGCTGCCGGGACAGCTCTTCCTCTCTCCCTACGTCGGACGCGAGCCCGAGGCGCTGCGCGCGCTGCACGGGGTCGTGCTCAACCTGATGTCGCAGGCGAGCGCGAACCGCATTCCGCTCGCCACCGCGGCCGAGCTGTTCGCGAATCCCGACGCGTACGATCCGGTCGCGGCGCTCGAGCGCGCCGTGCGCAAGGTCGCGCGCGACGAGCGCAGCGCTGCGGCGCTCCGCATGCTCGTCGAGCAGCAGAAGGGACACCCGGTGCTCGCGGGGCAGGCATGCGCGCAAGAGCTCGCACGTCACATCGCGGCCGCGTTCGGCGACGAGCGCGTCGACGCGGACGGCATCGCGGCGCTGCGCGACTATCTCGTTGCGCTCGTCGAGAACGACCGCGCGCTGCGCGAGCACCTCGCCGACGATCCGCTGCTCGACGAGGTCGCGCCGTGGAGCGAGCAGCTCGCGCGTCTCGCGCGCGCGGCGCTGCTCGGCCTCGAGGCCCTCGACGGCGTCGCGTCGCGCGAGGAGTACGAGAGCGCGCGCGACGCCGCGCGCGCGACCGATCGCGTGGTCGCGGCGACCGTCCTGCCGCCCGTGCTGCTGCCGCTGGTGGCAGGGCAGGGCGACACCGTCGACCGCTTCGCGACGCTGTTCGCCGAGATCGACCGGCGGCTCGACGCCGCGGCGTCCCGCGACGTGTCGTAG
- a CDS encoding DUF1499 domain-containing protein, with the protein MARGSQRSGVLDVIALLAILAAIAGPLLAWLRLVPALVGFYVMALGGLLSLLLAIGTVIGLVRGRRYGVARMLGLLVALVFVIVAVRGAGGAPPINDFTTDLDDPPAFRKAAMLPPNVGRDMSYPAAFAETQRACCADLRPLELAEPPAEALLRAVHVAARMPRWTVTQVDTEAGTIEAVEETRIFGFRDDIVIRVRPDGAGSIVDMRSKSRDGRSDLGANAARIRAFLAALQQSKASSQ; encoded by the coding sequence ATGGCGCGCGGATCGCAGCGCTCCGGGGTCTTGGACGTCATCGCGTTGCTCGCGATCCTCGCAGCGATCGCCGGGCCGCTGCTCGCGTGGCTGCGCCTCGTTCCGGCGCTGGTCGGCTTCTACGTCATGGCGCTCGGCGGACTGCTCTCGCTGCTGCTCGCGATCGGCACCGTGATCGGTCTCGTGCGTGGCCGTCGCTACGGCGTCGCACGCATGCTCGGGCTGCTCGTCGCGCTGGTGTTCGTGATCGTCGCCGTGCGCGGCGCGGGCGGCGCGCCACCGATCAACGACTTCACGACCGACCTCGACGACCCGCCGGCGTTTCGCAAGGCTGCGATGCTGCCGCCCAACGTCGGGCGCGACATGTCGTACCCCGCGGCCTTCGCGGAGACGCAGCGCGCGTGCTGCGCGGACCTACGGCCCCTCGAGCTCGCCGAGCCGCCGGCGGAGGCGCTGCTGCGCGCGGTGCACGTCGCGGCGCGCATGCCGCGCTGGACGGTGACCCAGGTCGACACCGAGGCGGGAACGATCGAGGCGGTCGAGGAAACGCGCATCTTCGGCTTCCGCGACGACATCGTGATTCGCGTGCGACCCGACGGCGCGGGCAGCATCGTCGACATGCGCTCGAAGTCGCGCGACGGTCGCAGCGACCTCGGCGCGAATGCGGCGCGCATCCGCGCCTTCCTCGCAGCGCTGCAGCAGTCGAAGGCGAGCTCGCAGTAG
- a CDS encoding PKD domain-containing protein, whose protein sequence is MKIRSRFVTIALLPTLLSLAACSREEPAATQAPTTAQAPAPQAAAPAAPAAAPAAPAAPAAAPAEKAEAPAADLANDPRVLENPTPEEPGFLTAFADADETIGDAPFTVKLNVDVVENTGTPPYTYIWDFGDATEFSTEKSPTHTYTIPGSFRASVIVRDSKGEVDQDYIDVSVSDPNMPSGITAEQLMQQVPVEEILRQAREAAAKGAGQQGATGEGGAQ, encoded by the coding sequence ATGAAGATTCGCTCCCGCTTCGTCACGATCGCTCTTCTTCCGACCCTTCTGTCCCTGGCCGCGTGCTCGCGCGAGGAGCCGGCCGCGACGCAGGCTCCGACGACCGCGCAGGCCCCCGCCCCGCAGGCCGCCGCACCGGCCGCTCCGGCCGCAGCTCCTGCGGCTCCCGCTGCCCCGGCTGCCGCGCCGGCCGAGAAGGCCGAGGCGCCGGCCGCCGACCTCGCGAACGATCCTCGCGTGCTCGAGAACCCGACTCCCGAGGAGCCCGGCTTCCTGACCGCGTTCGCCGACGCGGACGAGACCATCGGCGACGCGCCGTTCACGGTGAAGCTCAACGTCGACGTCGTCGAGAACACCGGCACGCCGCCGTACACCTACATCTGGGACTTCGGCGACGCGACGGAGTTCAGCACCGAGAAGTCGCCGACGCACACCTACACGATTCCGGGCAGCTTCCGGGCGAGCGTGATCGTGCGCGACAGCAAGGGTGAGGTCGACCAGGACTACATCGACGTCTCGGTCAGCGACCCGAACATGCCGTCGGGGATCACGGCGGAGCAGCTGATGCAGCAGGTTCCGGTCGAGGAGATCCTGCGGCAGGCGCGCGAGGCCGCGGCGAAGGGCGCTGGTCAGCAGGGCGCGACGGGCGAGGGCGGCGCGCAGTAG